The window CTCCACGCGGATCTCGTACGTGTTCCACTCCCCCGGCGGGTTCAGCGCACGGTCGCGCTTCTTGATGTCGGCGGACCGGAAGCTGTACACGGCTCCGGTGGTGCGGTCGGCCGCGTCGGAGGCGTCGATCTGGATCTCGTAGCCGTTGTCGACGGCCGACCAGGGATCGTCGGAGGCCGGGAAGCCCACGAAGACACCGGAGTTGTCGTCACCGGAGGCACTCGCCATCTTCCAGTCGAGCTTCAGCGAGTACGAGCCGGGGACCGCGTCCGTGTGCCAGAGCATGCCCAGGCCGCCGGACGAGATGAGTGTGCCGTCGTCCGAGAGCGAGAACGAGCCCGGCCCCGCCTGCTTCCATCCCGACAGGGACTCGGCGGTCCCGTCGAAGAGGGGTGAATACCCCTTCTCCGGACGGCAGTCGGCCTGTGCGGCGCCGACGGCCCATCGGATGCCGCCCAGCAGGTGCTGCCGGAAGGCGGGATCGGCGTACGACTCCTTGGTGTGACCGCTGCCGGTGTAGAAGGAGCGGCCGCCCCGGTACTCCTGGCACCAGGCGATCGGATGGTCGCCGCTCATCGTGCCGCCGCTGTAGGACGACTCGTCGAGGGAGGCCAGGACATGCGCCCGGTCGCGCGGGTTGGAGCGGTAGTTGTACCACTCGTCCGTGCGGTTCCAGGACTCCCCGAGGTGCGAGGTGGCCGGGTGGGCCCGGTCCTCGACCTCGATCCGTGCGGGCTGGATCGCCGGGTGCGACTGGAAGTAGGCGCCGGCGAGGCCGCCGTAGAACTCCCAGTCGTACTCGGTGTCGGCGGCCGCGTGGATGCCGACGTAGGCGCCGCCGGCGCCGATGTACCGCTCGAAGGCCCGTTGTTGGGCGTCGTTCAGGACGTCACCCGTGGTGGAGAGGAACACCACGGCGTCGTACCTGGCGAGGCTGCGGGAGGAGAAGGTTCCCGCGTCCTCGGTGGCGTCCACCCTGAATCCGTTCTCGGCGCCGAGTGCCTTCACGGCGGCGATGCCTTCGGGGATGGAGTCGTGCCGGAACCCGGCGGTCTTCGAGAACACCAGGACCCGCTCACCGGCCGAGGGCTTCTTCGCCCCGGAGGCCTCCGACGACGCGGACGGGCCGGCAGAACCCTTCGACACGGCCGGTCCCGACACACACCCGATGAGCAGGGCGGCGCCGACAACAGCTGTCATGGTGCGGGTGGTTGATCGCATGCGCGCCCCCTCAGCGGGTTGTGAAGGTGAAGTCGTCCACGTCGTACAGGGCTCCGGTCCCACTCCCCTTGAAGACGAGATAGAGGGTGGTGGTCCCGCGCGGCGCCTTGGTCAGCGCGGCGCTGACGTCCTGGAAGCTCTCCCAGCCGCCGGTCACCGGGACGGACGCGGTGCCGAGCAGACGGCCGGTGGGCGAGCCCGCGCGGACCTCCAGCTTTCCGCCCGCGCCGCCGGAGGAGATCCGGGCCGTGAGCTTCGTGGCGTTGCTCAGGACGTACGGCTCGAAGGAGATCCAGTCACCGTTGCTGATGTCGCCGACGGTCTTTCCGCCGTGCGCGGTGGGCTTCGTCTGGACCGTGACGCCCTCGGACTTGTTGTAGTGCTCGGCCTGGCGGTGCCGGGGCTGGACGACGTTCTGGTCGTGGGTGGTGAGCGCCTCCTGGCCGCCGCCTCCGCCGTCGGTGTACTCCGCGTCGAAGACACCGAAGATGTTCGCGTCCTCGTCGTGGCCGCCGTCGGCGCTGGTCTGGATGGCGCCGGAGCAGCCGTTCGCCGAGGTCACCGGGTGGCCGTGGCTGTCGTGGCCGAGGACGAAGGTGACCTTCACCTTGGCGCAGTCGATCGACCTCCCGTCCTCCGGGTCGGTCACCTTCACCTTGAAGGGCACGGCGTCACCGAAGCCGAACAGCTTTCCGTCCGCGGGGAGTTGGAGCGTGACCTTCGGCGCGGTGTTGCCGACGACGATCCGTACGCTCGCGCTTCCGGTCCGTCCCGAGGCGTCCTTCGCGGTCAGCGTCGCCGTGTAGGTGCCGTTCTTCCTGTACGTGTACGTGGGGTTCGCCGCTGTCGACGTGCCGCCGTCGCCGAAGTCCCAGCTGTACGTGAGGGCGTCGCCGTCGGCGTCGGTCGTGCCGGCGGAGGAGAACTTGACCCTCAGTCTCGCCTGGCCCGACGTGCGGTCGGCCGCGGCCTGCGCCACCGGCGAGTGGCCGTCGGTCGCGTTCTCGATGCGGTACAGCGCGGAGTTCTCGTCGCCGCCGAACCACGAGACGCCGTAGTCGAGGACGTAGAGGGCACCGTCCGGGCCGAACGCCATGTCCATCACCTGGGTGCCGGACCACGGCACGTCGTTGATGGACTGCACGGTGCCGTTGTCGTCCGAGGAGATCCGCTTGATCCAGCGGCGGCCGAACTCGCCGGCGAAGAAGTCCCCGTCGTACGCCTCGGGGAACTTGACCGGGGAGTCGAGGGAGGCGTCGTAGTCGTAGACCGGGCCGCCCATCGGGGACTCGGAGCCGTTGCCGAACTCGGGGACGGATCCGCCGTCGTAGGGGATCCAGGCGGTCTCGGCCGGGGGCAGGTCGGTCAGACCGGTGTTGTGGGGCGAGGTGTTCTTGGGTGCGGCACAGTCGAAGGCCGCGCCCGAGGTCTTGGTCGCGAAGTCGTAGTCCACGTAGGCGTCGTTCTTGCCCGTGCAGTACGGCCAGCCGAAGTTGCCCGGCTCGGTGACGCGGGCGAACTCGACCTGTCCGGCGGGACCGCGCGCGGGGTCCGCGGCGCCGGCGTCCGGGCCGTAGTCGCCGACGTAGAGGATCCCGGTCTTCTTGTCGACGCTGAACCGGAACGGGTTGCGGAAGCCCATGGCGTAGATCTCGGGCTTGGTCTTGTCCGTGCCGGGTGCGAAGAGGTTGCCGTCGGGGACCGTGTACGAACCGTCGGCGTTCACCTTGATGCGCAGGATCTTGCCGCGCAGATCGTTGGTGTTGCCGGAGGTGCGCTGGGCGTCGAAGACCGGGTTGCGGTCGGCGCGCTCGTCGATGGGCGTGTAGCCGTCCGACTGGAACGGGTTCGAGTCGTCACCGGTCGACAGGTAGAGGTTGCCGGCCGCGTCGAAGTCGATGTCGCCGCCGACATGGCAGCAGATGCCGCGCGTCGCCGGGACGTCGAGGATCTTCTTCTCGCTGGCGTTGTCGAGGGTGCCGTCCGCCTTCAGGACGAAGCGGGAGAGGCGGTTGACGCCGTCGAAGGGCGCGAAGTCGGCCGCGGTGCCCGTCTCGGGGGCGTCGCCCGCCGGGGTGTCGAGCGGCGGGGCGTAGTAGAGGTAGATGAAGCGGTTGTCGGCGAAGCCCGGGTCGATGCCGACGCCCTGCAGGCCTTCCTCGTCGTGCGAGTAGACGGCGAGCTTGCCCGCCAGGCTGGTGTTGCCCGCGCTGTCGGTGATGCGCAGTTCGCCGTCGCGCGAGGTGTGCAGCACCGAGCGGTCGGGGAGGACGGCCAGCGACATGGGCTCGCCGACCTCGGGCTCGCCCTTGGCGAGGGTGACCTGCTGGAAGTCCTCCGCGGCGGCCGGCGCGGCGGGGGCGGCCCCCGGCTCGGCCACGGCCGCGCCCGCCGGGGGCGTCGCGAGGGTGAGCGAGGCACCGGCGAGGAGTGCGCCGGTGAGCAGGGCGAGCGTCTTGCGGATTCGGACTCCCGGGCGCCGTCTGTGGCTCCCGGTTCTGGTGGGGCTGGTGGGGTCGTTCGCGTGCACGGATGCCTCCAGAATGGGGCTGGTGGTTCATGCGGGTGCGATACGCCGGGGTGCGCCGTCACCCCGGAAGTGGTGGATCCCCCTGGGAAGGGGTGGGTCGTGGTCGCCGTACGGCCTCAGTCGTTGCCGCCGAACGCCGCGTCGAAGGAGGCCGTCGGCGGTTCGAAGTCGAAGGCCTTCAGCCGGGTGAGTGCCTCGGGTGCGCCCTGGAGCCGGTCCATGCCCGCGTCCTCCCACTCGACCGAGATGGGTCCCTGGTAGTCGATGGAGCGCAGCATCCGGAACACGTCCTCCCAGGGCACGTCGCCGTGGCCGGCGGACACGAAGTCCCAGCCGCGGCGGGGGTCACCCCACGGAAGGTGCGAGCCGAGGCGTCCGTTGCGGCCGTCGAGGCGCTTGCGCGCCTCCTTGCAGTCGACGTGGTAGATGCGGTCGCGGAAGTCCCACAGGAAGCCGACGGGGTCGAGGTCCTGCCACACGAAGTGCGAGGGGTCGAAGTTCAGCCCGAAGGCGGGCCGGTGGTCGACCGCCTCCAGGGCGCGCTGGGTTGTCCAGTAGTCGTACGCGATCTCGCTGGGGTGGACCTCGTGGGCGAACCGCACGCCCTCGGTGTCGTAGACGTCGAGGATGGGGTTCCAGCGCATGGCGAAGTCGTCGTAGCCACGCTCGATCATCGACTCGGGGGCGGGTGGGAACATCGCGACCAGGTGCCAGATCGCGGACCCGGTGAAGCCGATGACGGTGTCGACACCGAAGGCGGCCGCGGCGCGCGCGGTGTCGGCCATCTCGGCCGCCGCCCGCTGCCGTACCCCCTCCGCCTCGCCGTCGCCCCAGATGCGGGCGGGGAGGATCGCCCGGTGGCGTTCGTCGATGATGGCGTCACAGACGGCCTGGCCGACCAGGTGGTTGGAGATGGCCCAGCACTTGAGGCCGTACTTGTCGAGCAGTTCCCGCCGGGAGTCCAGGTAGGTGGGGTCCGCGAGAGCCTTGTCGACCTCGAAGTGATCGCCCCAGCAGGCGAGTTCGAGTCCGTCGTAGCCGAAGTCGCGGGCGAGCCGGCAGACCTCTTCGAGCGGCAGGTCGGCCCACTGGCCGGTGAAAAGCGTGAAGGTACGCGGCATGGGGACTGGCCTTCCTCAGCTCGCTGTGGGGGTGAAGACGGAGTTCTTCTCGGCGCTCTCCTCGACCGCGGCGAGGACGCGCTGCACCTGCAGCCCGTCGGCGAAGGAGGGCAGCGGCTGCCCGCCCTGCGCGATCGCGTGGACCAGGTCGCGGGCCTGGTGCACGAAGGTGTGCTCGTAGCCGAGGCCGTGGCCCGGTGGCCACCAGGCCTCCAGGTAGGGGTGGTCGGGTTCGGTGACGAGGATGCGGCGGAAGCCGGCGTGTGTGCCGGGTTCGGTGCCGTCGTGGTAGTGGAGTTCGTTGAGGCGTTCCAGGTCGAAGGCCAACGAGCCCTTCTCGCCGTTGAGTTCGATGCGCAGGGAGTTCTTGCGGCCGGTCGCGAACCGGGTCGCCTCGAAGGAGGCGAGGGCGCCCGAGGCGAACCGGCCGGTGAACAGGGCGGCGTCGTCGACCGTGACGGCTCCGAGTCCGCCGCCGCCCAGGGCCGAGAGGCCGCTGGACGCTCCGGTGAGCACCGGCCTCTCCCGTACGAACGTCTCGGTGAGGGCCGACACCCCGACCACCGGCTCGCCCGCCAGGTACTGGGCGAGGTCGACGATGTGTGCGCCCAGGTCGCCGAGCGCCCCGGACCCCGCCGTTTCCTTGCGCAGCCGCCAGGTCAGCGGGAACTCCCGGTCCACCAGCCAGTCCTGAAGGTAGGTCACCCGTACGTGCCGCAGTGCGCCGAGTCGGCCCTCGGCGACCATGTTCCTGGCGAGCGAAGCGGCGGGCAGCCGACGGTAGTTGAAGCCGACCATCGCCACCTGGCCGCGTACGGCGGCCGCTTCGGCGGCCTCGGTCATCGCCTCGGCCTCCTCGACCGTGTTGGCGAGGGGCTTCTCGCACAGCACGTGCTTCCCGGCGGCCAGTGCGGCGATGGCGATCTCGGCGTGGCTGTCGCCCGGTGTGCAGACGTCGACGAGGTCGACGTCGTCGCGGGCGATCAGGGCCCGCCAATCGGTCTCCGCGGCCGCCCAGCCGAGCCGGTCGGCCGCCGCCCGTACGGACCCTGCGTCACGGCCGCAGACCGCGGCGAGGACGGGCCGGAGCGGCAGGTCGAAGACGCGGCCCGCGGTGCGCCACCCCTGGGAGTGGGCGGCGCCCATGAACGCGTATCCGACCATGCCCACGCCGAGCGGGGGCCGTGCGGCCGCCGCCCCGGCCTGTGCCCCGGCCTGTTCCTCGTCGGGCTGCTGCGGCTGTCCCATCGGGGAGTCCTCCTCGTCGTCGTGGCGCGGTGGGGGGGCGCGCTCTGCCGGGTTGCGGCGGTCCGGACACTGCGGGTCCGTCGTGGCCGGCCGCGCAATTCCCCGCGCCCCTGAAGGGCGCCCCTGTCGGGCGCCCTCAAAAGAGCAGGCACGGCCTACTTGAAGCCGGTGGGCAGGTACGTCTTGACGTTCTCCTTGTCCACGACGGCCGAGTAGAGCGTCAGGGACGAGGGAATCTCGAACTCCGCGAGGCCGCCGACTCCCTTGCCCTGGCCGAGCGCGCGGGCCAGGTCGATCGCGGAGGCGGCCATCGTGGGCGGGTAGAGGACCGTGGCCTTGAGGACGCTGTTGTCCGACTCGATGGCCTGCATGGCGGACAGGGCGCCCGCTCCGCCGACCATCAGGAAGTCGTCACGTCCGGCCTGCTCGATGGCGCGCAGGGCGCCGACTCCCTGGTCGTCGTCGTGGTTCCACAGGGCGTCGAACTTCGACTGGGCCTGCAGGAGCTGGGACATCTTGGCCTGTCCCGACTCGACGGTGAACTCGGCGGCCTGGCGGGCCACCTTCTTGATGTTCGGGTAGTTCTTGAGGGCCGCGTCGAAGCCCTGCGTGCGCTGCTTGGTGAGTTCCAGGTTGTCGAGGCCGGCCAGTTCGATGACCCGGGCGTTCTTCTTGTCCTTGAGCTTCTCGCCGATGTAGTGGCCGGCGTTGAGGCCCATGCCGTAGTTGTCGCCGCCTATCCAGCAGCGGTACGCCTGCGGGGAGTTGAAGATGCGGTCGAGGTTGACGACGGGGATGTTCGCCCGCATGGCCTGGAGGCCGACCTGGGTGAGGGCCTTGCCGTCGGCGGGCAGCACCACCAGGACGTCGACCTTCTTGTTGATCAGAGTCTCGATCTGGCCGATCTGGGCCGCGGTGTCGTTGGAGCCCTCCGTGATCTCCAGCGTCACGTCCTCGTACTTCTTGGCACGGCTCTTCGCGTTGTCGTTGATCGCGTTGAGCCAGCCGTGGTCGGCCTGCGGGCCCGCGAAGCCGATGGTGACCTGCTTGCCGGGCTTGTCGTCGGCGGCGGGCTGGTCGTTGGAGGCCGGCTCGTCGCCGGATTCGTTGCTGGTGCAACCGGCGAGGAGGACACCGGCCGAGACGGCGGCGGTGCCGAAGAGCAATCCTCTGCGGCTCGTGTTCTCTGGCATGGCGGTGAACCCTTTCCTCAGGTCGTGCTGGCGGTACGGCGCTGGACGAGCACGGCGGCGACGATGATCGCGCCCTTGGCGATCTGCTGGACGTCGCTCTGCAGGTTGTTCAGGGCGAAGATGTTGGTGATCGTCATGAAGATCAGGACCCCGAGCACCGATCCGGTGATGGTGCCGCGCCCCCCGCTGAGCAGGGTGCCGCCGATGATCGCGGCGGCGATGGCATCGAGTTCGTACAGGTTTCCGTTGGTGTTCTGTCCCGAGCCGGTCAGGATGATCAGCATGAAGGCCGCGATACCGCAGCACAGTCCGGAGAGCAGGTAGAGGTAGAGGCGCTGGCGTCGTACGTCGATACCGGCGAGCCGGGTCGCCTCCGCGTTGCCGCCGACGGCCACCGTGCGCCGTCCGAAGGTGGTGCGGTTGAGCACGAGCCAGCCGATGATCGTCACGACCGCGAACATCATGACGAGTGGCGGTATGCCCAGGATGTAGGAGCCCCGCTCACCGAGGTCGAGGATGCCGTCGACGGTGACGACCTGGGTGTTGCCGTCGGTGATCTGGAGAGCGAGGCCACGGGCCGAGGCGAGCATGGCGAGTGTCGCGATGAACGGCACCATGGCGCCGTACGCGATCAGCACCCCGTTGACGAGGCCGCAGCCGACGCCGACGAGCACCGCCGTGAAGAGGATGCCGACGAAGCCGAAATCCTGGGTGGCGACGGTCGTCGCCCATACCGAGGCCAGCGCCACGATCGCGCCGACGGACAGGTCGATGCCGCCGGAGGTGATGACGAAGGTCATGCCGACGGTGACCACACCGATCACCGAGGCCTGGGTGAGGACGAGTTGGAGGTTGCGGGTGTCGAGGAACTCGTCGGGTTTGGTGATGCCTCCGATGAGGATCAGGGCGGCGAGCACGCCGAGCAGCGACAGGGTGCGGACGTCGGCGCGGGCCACGACCACCCGCCACGGACTGGGCTGCGCCTGCGGTGCCAGCTTCGGGGTGTCGTCCCGGGGCGGGGACACGGGCTGCGTCATGACGCCGGGCTTCCTTCCATGACGAGGTCGAGTACGCGGTGTTCGTCGAGCTCCCGGGCGGGTGCCGTGTGGACGACCCGGCCCTCGCGGAGCACCAGGACGCGGTCGGCGAGGCCGAGGACCTCGGGTACTTCGCTGGAGACCATGAGCACGGCCAGGCCTTCGTCGGCGAGGCGGCGGATGACGGCGTACAGCTCGGCGCGGGCGCCGACGTCGACGCCGCGGGTCGGTTCGTCGAGCAGCAGCACCCGGCAGCCGCGCAGCAGCCAGCGGGCGAGGACGGCCTTCTGCTGGTTGCCGCCGGAGAGGGTGCGGACGGGGGCGGACGGGATGTCGGGGCGGAGGGAGAGCTCGCGGGTAGCCTTGCGCGCCGCGTCCCGTTCGGCGGTCCTGTCCAGCCAGCCCCCGCGGGAGAAGCGGGACATGGAGGAGACGGACACGTTCCGGGTGACGGACTCGAGCATCAGCAGGGCCTGCGCCTTGCGTTCCTCGGGGGCGAGACCGAGTCCGGCGCGGACGGCGGCCCGGACACTGCCGGGTCTCAACTGCCGTCCGTCGACCCGTATACGACCGGTGGTCGGTTTGCGGGCGCCGTAGATGGTCTCCAGGATCTCGGAGCGGCCGGAGCCGACGAGTCCCGCGAGGCCCACGATCTCACCGGGGCGCAGAGTGAGGTCGAGCGACTCGAACTCGCCCTCGCGGGCGAGGCCTTGGACCTCGAGCACCGGGTCGGGCAGCGTCCGGTGCGTGGGCCGGTCCGGGAAGACGTACTCGACGTTCCGTCCTGTCATCAGCGCGACGACCTCGCGGGTCGGTGTCGACTTCGCGGGCAGGCCGCCGGCCACCGCGCGGCCGTCCTTGAGCACCGTGACCCGGTCGCCGATGCGGCGGATCTCCTCCAGGCGGTGCGAGATGTAGACGACGGCGACGCCCTCGGCGGTGAGGTCCCCGACGATGCGGAAGAGGTTGTCGACCTCGTCCGGGTCGAGGGCGGCGGACGGTTCGTCCATGACGATGAGACGTACGTCGTGGGAGAGCGCCCGGGCCATGGAGACGATCTGCTGGTGGGCGGCGGACAGTTCTCCCACGAGCCGGGCCGGGTCGATCTCCGGGTGCCCGAGTCGCTTGAGGAGGGCGGCTGTTGACGCTCGCGCGTGTTTGCCGCGTACGACGAATCCGGCGGACGTGGGTTCATGGCCGAGGTAGACGTTCTCGGCCACCGACAGGCCCTCCACCAGGTCGAGTTCCTGGTAGATGGTGGCGATGCCGAGGCGCATGGCGGCGATGGGCGAGCGGAGCGTGACCTGTTGGCCGCGCCAGCCGATCGTGCCGTCGTCCGGCTGGTGGGCGCCGGCCAGGATCTTGATGAGCGTGGACTTTCCTGCGCCGTTCTGGCCGAGCAGGCAGTGCACCTCACCGGGCTGGACGTCGAGGTCGACGCCGTCGAGGGCCCGGACACCGGGGAACGACTTGGTGATGCCGGACATCGTGAGAAGGGGTGGTTCTGGTGCCATGACGGTTCCCCTCGGCGGGTACAGGCCGGTCTCAGGGCAGGGCGGAGTGAGGCAGGGCGGAGCAGGGTGTGTCGTCGGAGGTGTGGCGCTGCTGTGGCGACGGTGGAAGCTGTACTGCTGCAGCGGCTCGGAGATCCGTGAGGTTGCGGCAGTTCTGGGAGAAGTGGCGTTCTTGCGGCTCTGTGATCAGGCGTTACGCGGGTGAGAACAGGTGGTCGCTGATGAGCCGGGCCGCGCCGATGACTCCGGCGGTGGGGCCCAACTCGCCCAGCACGATGGGCAGATTGCCGGTCGCGAGAGGGAGCGACTGGCGGTAGACCTGGGTGCGGATCGCTGCGAGCAGGGTGTGGCCGAGCCCGGTCACACCGCCGCCGATCACCACCAGGCCCGGATTGAAGAAACTGACGAGTCCGGCGATGACCTGGCCGGTGCGGTTGCCGCCCTCGCGGATCAGATCGAGCGCGGTGGCGTCACCCGCGGCGGCAGCGGCGGCGACGTCGACGGCGCTCAGGGCGCCCACCGCCTCCAGTCGTGCCGCGAGTTCCTGGGAAAGCCCCTGCTGGGCGGCCTCCATGGCGTCGCGGGCGAGCGCGGCGCCGCTGAAGTGGGCCTCCAGGCAGCCCCGGTTGCCGCACGCGCACGGGCGGCCGTCCGGCACGGCCTGGATGTGGCCGATGTCGCCCGCACTGCCCGTGGTACCGCGGTAGACCTCACCGCCGACGACGATCCCGCAGCCGATACCGGTGCCGATCTTGACGCAGAGGAAGTCGCCCACGGAGCGGGCCACGCCCGCGTGCTGCTCCCCCATCGCCATGAGGTTCACGTCGTTGTCGACCATGACGGGACAGCCGAGGTCCTGACTGAGGGCCTCGCGCACCGGGAACCCGTCCCAGCCCGGCATGATCGGCGGGGCGACCGGGACGCCCTCGGGAAAGCGGACCGGTCCGGGTACGCCGATGCCGGCGCCGTCGAACCCCTCCGCGAGCCCTGATGCCTTCAACTTCGCAGCCATGGACAGGACTTGCTCGAAGACCGCGACCGGGCCCTCGCGTACGTCCATGGGCTGGTTGATGTGTCCCAGCACCTCCAGCTCCGCGTTGGTGACCGCGACGTCTATCGAGGTGGCCCCGATGTCGACGCCCAGGAAGCGCAGCGCGGGAGCGAGCCGGATGTTGTGGGACCGGCGGCCGCCGCGGGAGGCGGCGAGTCCGTCGGCCACCACGAGGCCGGTCTCCAGGAGTCGCTCGACCTCCACGGCCAGCTTCGACCGGGAGAGATCGACCTGATCCCCCAGCTGCGCCCGCGAGTTGGGGCCGCCGTCGCGCAGCAGCCTGAGCAGCCGCGCCTGATGGGCGTTCCCGGGTCGCGCCGTCATACGTCTCACGAGCCCCTCCCCGCCTCATCGGCACCGCCGTCGTTGGCTTTCGAGGGGAACGTAGCAGTGGCTGCCGAACCTGGGAAGAAGTTGCGCAGGAATTACCCACGACTTCTTCCACTCAGAGGACAAAGGGAGTTGGAGCGGTGGCCCGGAGCGGGCCGGCGCGGCAGGATGGACACCGCGGCCCGGGCCGCCGCGGCCCGCAACGGGAATGAGGACACACGAGATCTCCGTGACGGCTGCCACGGGCAGCGCGGGGGCATGCATCGTGCGCGCACCGGCCGCCGAGGGCATGCCGGTGCGAGCGCCCGGCCGCTCGGGCGAGGCTTCCGGGCCGTCACGGGGCGGCCGGGGCCTTCCTTCGCCTCTTCGGGGCGGTACCAGGCGCGACTAGTCGCGCGGCCGCGCGTGGTACGTCCTGCGGGTGTGCTCGGTGTGGGCGCGCATGACCTCGGTCGCGCGCTGTTCGTCGCGGGCCGAGATCGCGGCGATCAGGTCCCGGTGCTCGATCCAGGACTGGTGGCCCCGCTGCCGGGCGACCGGCGTGTAGTACCAGCGGACACGCCGGTCCACCTGCGCGGCCAGTTCGGCCAGGACCGTGTTGCCCGCGAGCTCCATGACCTTGGCGTGGAAGCGGGCGTTCATCGCGACCGCCGCGTCCACGTCGTCGGCGCCCACCGCCTCCTCGCCCTGGGCGCACAGCTCCTCCAGGTCGGCGATGCCGGAGGTGCCCGCGTTGGCCGCCGCGAGCCGGGCGGCCTCGGCTTCCAGGAGCGTACGCACGGTGAGGAGCTGGTCCGCCTCCGCCTCGGTCGGTTCGTGCACGAACGCGCCCTGCGCGGGCCGCAGATCGACCCAGCCCTCGGTGTTCAGCCGCTGCAACGCCTCGCGCACGGGCTGCCGGGAGACCCCGAGATGCCCGGCCAGTTCGCTCTCCACCAGGTGCTGGCCGGGCTGCAGGGCACGCGTCGTGATCAGTTCGAGCAGGGCTTCGTAGACGCGGTCCCTCAGCGGACCCGGCCGCTCCAGCTTCGGCACCGACCCCTGCGGCAGTCCGGTCGACAACATCGCGGTCCCCCTCCTGGGCAGCGGCGGCGTACGCGCTCGCGGCACGGCGGCCTGAAAGCCAGTATCAATTGTCTTTCGTCTACAGTCTACGGCGCACAATGACCAGGCCGAGGGGGAGTTGGCCTCGTCACACCGGGGTGAACGCCCACGTCACGGACAGTGGACGACCTGTCCCGCGTACGAGAGATTGCCGCCGAAACCGAAGAGCAGAACCCGGTCGCCGGTGGAGATCTCGCCCCGTTCGACGAGCTTCGACAGGGCGATCGGGATGCTGGCGGCGGAGGTGTTGCCGGACTCGGTGACATCGCGTGCGACCACCGCGTTCACGGCGCCGATCTTCGCGGCGAGGGGTTCGATGATGCGCAGGTTCGCCTGGTGCAGCACGACCGCGGCGAGGTCCTCGGGGGCGAGGCCCGCGCGCTCGCAGGCCTTGCGTGCGATGGCCGGGAGTTTGGTGGTCGCCCACCGGTAGACGCTCTGGCCCTCCTGCGCGAACCGTGAGGGGGTGCCCTCGATCCGTACGGCGTTCCCCATCTCGGGAACGGAGCCCCACAGCACGGGTCCGATGCCGGACTCCTTCGCGGCCTCGACGACCGCGGCCCCCGCCCCGTCCCCGACGAGCACGCAGGTCGTGCGGTCGGTCCAGTCGGCCACGTCGGACATCTTGTCGGCGCCGATCACGAGCACCCGGGTCGCTCCCCCGGCGCGTACGGCGTGGTCGGCGGTGGCGAGCGCGTGCGTGAAGCCCGCGCAGACCACGTTGATGTCCATGGCGGCCGGCGAGGGGATGCCAAGGCGGGCGGCGACCCGGGCGGCCATGTTCGGCGACCGGTCGACGGCCGTGGACGTGGCCACCAGGACGAGGTCGATGTCCTCGGGCGCGAGGCCGGCCGCCGCCAGGGCCTTGGCCGCGGCGTGCGCCGCCAGCTCGTCGACCGGCTCGTCGGGTCCGGCGATGTGACGGGTGCGGATGCCCACCCGGCTCGTGATCCACTCGTCGCTGGTGTCGACCAGCTCCGCCAGGTCCTCGTTGGTCAGGACCCTGGCGGGCTGGTAGTGGCCGACAGCGGCGATGCGTGAGCCGATCATG of the Streptomyces aurantiacus genome contains:
- a CDS encoding GntR family transcriptional regulator, translated to MLSTGLPQGSVPKLERPGPLRDRVYEALLELITTRALQPGQHLVESELAGHLGVSRQPVREALQRLNTEGWVDLRPAQGAFVHEPTEAEADQLLTVRTLLEAEAARLAAANAGTSGIADLEELCAQGEEAVGADDVDAAVAMNARFHAKVMELAGNTVLAELAAQVDRRVRWYYTPVARQRGHQSWIEHRDLIAAISARDEQRATEVMRAHTEHTRRTYHARPRD
- a CDS encoding sugar ABC transporter ATP-binding protein — protein: MAPEPPLLTMSGITKSFPGVRALDGVDLDVQPGEVHCLLGQNGAGKSTLIKILAGAHQPDDGTIGWRGQQVTLRSPIAAMRLGIATIYQELDLVEGLSVAENVYLGHEPTSAGFVVRGKHARASTAALLKRLGHPEIDPARLVGELSAAHQQIVSMARALSHDVRLIVMDEPSAALDPDEVDNLFRIVGDLTAEGVAVVYISHRLEEIRRIGDRVTVLKDGRAVAGGLPAKSTPTREVVALMTGRNVEYVFPDRPTHRTLPDPVLEVQGLAREGEFESLDLTLRPGEIVGLAGLVGSGRSEILETIYGARKPTTGRIRVDGRQLRPGSVRAAVRAGLGLAPEERKAQALLMLESVTRNVSVSSMSRFSRGGWLDRTAERDAARKATRELSLRPDIPSAPVRTLSGGNQQKAVLARWLLRGCRVLLLDEPTRGVDVGARAELYAVIRRLADEGLAVLMVSSEVPEVLGLADRVLVLREGRVVHTAPARELDEHRVLDLVMEGSPAS
- a CDS encoding ABC transporter permease encodes the protein MTQPVSPPRDDTPKLAPQAQPSPWRVVVARADVRTLSLLGVLAALILIGGITKPDEFLDTRNLQLVLTQASVIGVVTVGMTFVITSGGIDLSVGAIVALASVWATTVATQDFGFVGILFTAVLVGVGCGLVNGVLIAYGAMVPFIATLAMLASARGLALQITDGNTQVVTVDGILDLGERGSYILGIPPLVMMFAVVTIIGWLVLNRTTFGRRTVAVGGNAEATRLAGIDVRRQRLYLYLLSGLCCGIAAFMLIILTGSGQNTNGNLYELDAIAAAIIGGTLLSGGRGTITGSVLGVLIFMTITNIFALNNLQSDVQQIAKGAIIVAAVLVQRRTASTT
- a CDS encoding beta-ketoacyl-ACP synthase III, with protein sequence MIGSRIAAVGHYQPARVLTNEDLAELVDTSDEWITSRVGIRTRHIAGPDEPVDELAAHAAAKALAAAGLAPEDIDLVLVATSTAVDRSPNMAARVAARLGIPSPAAMDINVVCAGFTHALATADHAVRAGGATRVLVIGADKMSDVADWTDRTTCVLVGDGAGAAVVEAAKESGIGPVLWGSVPEMGNAVRIEGTPSRFAQEGQSVYRWATTKLPAIARKACERAGLAPEDLAAVVLHQANLRIIEPLAAKIGAVNAVVARDVTESGNTSAASIPIALSKLVERGEISTGDRVLLFGFGGNLSYAGQVVHCP
- a CDS encoding ROK family transcriptional regulator, with translation MTARPGNAHQARLLRLLRDGGPNSRAQLGDQVDLSRSKLAVEVERLLETGLVVADGLAASRGGRRSHNIRLAPALRFLGVDIGATSIDVAVTNAELEVLGHINQPMDVREGPVAVFEQVLSMAAKLKASGLAEGFDGAGIGVPGPVRFPEGVPVAPPIMPGWDGFPVREALSQDLGCPVMVDNDVNLMAMGEQHAGVARSVGDFLCVKIGTGIGCGIVVGGEVYRGTTGSAGDIGHIQAVPDGRPCACGNRGCLEAHFSGAALARDAMEAAQQGLSQELAARLEAVGALSAVDVAAAAAAGDATALDLIREGGNRTGQVIAGLVSFFNPGLVVIGGGVTGLGHTLLAAIRTQVYRQSLPLATGNLPIVLGELGPTAGVIGAARLISDHLFSPA